TTTTACTTCAAAGAAATCCCTCAAGTATTCTGGTACAAATTTTAAGTACTTTTCTTCAATACCTTCGGTGGTTCTCAGTCCCAGCATAATCCTTTCCTTTTCCAGTTCCGTTTCGTCAAGTTGCACCCTAAACTCAACGGGCTTTTTGTCTTCCTTTAGAAATTTTACATACTTGCTTATATTTTTCGTGTTCCCGTACCTTACATTTTCGTAAAAGCCCCATGCAGAAACGCCTACCCCTAAAAACTCCTCCATTTTCCAGTAAACGAGGTTATGCCTGCACTCAAAACCCTCCTTAGCCCAGTTGGAAATCTCATACCTTTTAAAACCGAGCTCCCTCAAACCTTCCGAAAGCATTTTATGAAGTTCTACCACTTCCTCTTCTTCCAGAGGCTTAAACTCACCCCTTTTGAAAGCAAGACCCATAGGTGTGTCCTCGTAAAGAGTGAGGAGGTATGCGGACACGTGCTTTACGGGAAACTTTTTCAGGTGTTCGAGTTCTACTTCCAGATCTTTCAGGCTCTGAGTGGGCCAGCCCCATATGAGGTCGACGTTCACGTTTTCAATTCCCGCCTCAAATAAACTCTCAAGACACTCAAGACTGTCCTTTACCGTGTGTTTCCTTCCGAGAACCCTTAACCCTTTTTCCGTGAAGCTCTGAACACCCACGCTTATCCTGTTTACACCGAGTTTTTTTAACTCCTCAAACTCCTTTTTGCGGTAAGTTTCGGGATTGCACTCAACTGTTATCTCCTTGACACCCGAGAGCCCGAAAACCTTGTCAATTTCCTCAATAATTTCACCGAGTTCTTCTGGTTTTAATAACGTGGGCGTTCCACCGCCGAAGTAAAGAGTTTCAAGTTTTACGTCAAGTTCTCTGTACAAATTTATTTCTCTCTTTAGAGCACTCAGGTAATCCCTAACGCTTACGGGAGAGTTTACAAGGGACAAAAAGTCGCAGTAAGGACACTTGTAAGAGCAGAAAGGTACGTGCACGTAAAGGGCTTTTATCATCAAAACTTTAAATTTAGGTTGTATATTAAAAAATCACTATGCCTGCGGATCCGAGAAACGCCGGAAAGGACAAAGGAAATCTTCAGATGGAGCTCCAGAACTTGCTCACTTCCGCAAGAATAAGGAAGATGGAGTACGAAGCAATAGTGGAAGAGCTTGAGGAAGACGAGCTCAAATACGACCTCTTTGAGTACCAAGACTACCTTGAAAATTACATTATGCCCTACGTTGAAAGAGCTTACAAAAACGGCAGTAAAGAACTGATAGGAATGGCGGAGGAAGTAAAGAGTATATTTGAAGAAATTATTGATATGATAAAGGCGAGAATAGAAAAGAAGTGAAAAAGATATTCCTCTCTTTAGCGGATCGCTCTGCCTCCAATTACGTGTATGAAATACTTAAGGAAGGCTTTGAGGAGTACGAAATCTACGGACTTACTGACGAAAAACTGGAAAAAATAGGCGTAAAAAGTGTGGCAAGGTATTCTGAAATATCCACGGTAGGACTGATAGAAGCGCTTCCAAAAGTATTTAAATTCTTAAAAATTTACAGAAAAATCCTTAAAAACTTAAAAAATACTGACACCCTAATAGCATGCGATGCTCCGGCCCTTAACTTAAGGCTTATAAAAGATGCGAGAAAACTCGGAGTAAAGCGGATTATTTACTTCATATCTCCTCAAGTGTGGGCTTGGAAGCCAAAAAGAGCGGAGATTATAGCCAATTACTGCGATCACGTAATAGTAATCCTCCCGTTTGAAAAAAAGATTTATAGAAAATTCCCGAACTTGAAAGTTCACTACGTAGGACACCCCCTAGTGGATTTGGTAAAACCTCAAAAAACAAAAGAAGAATTTATGAAAGCTTTCAAAAAAGAGCCACTGCCCCTACTTCTCGGAAGCAGGGAAGGTGAAATAAGGAGACATGTTAAATTATTAAAGGGAATAATTGAAGAATTAAAAAAGAGTTTTGACGTAATTTCTCCGACTTTTAGAGAATTTTCAAAGTTTATTGAGAGAGAACTTAAAGTGAAAACCCTTACGTACGAAGGGGCTTCTTACGACTGCTTCTTTTACTCAAAAGCCTCACTAATAGCCTCGGGAACAGCTTCCTTAGAGGCGGGAATTGCGGGAAACCCTCACGTGGTTTATTACAAGGTAAACCCGATTACCTACTTTCTTGGGAAAAGACTTGTAAAAGTTCCCTACATAAGTTTAGTAAACATACTTTTAAAGGAAGAAGTAGTTCCAGAGTTTATCCAAAAAAGTTCAGATGAGATACTGAAAGGTTTTGAAAAGGTTTACAAAAACGAAGAAGAAATTAAGGAAAAACTTGGAACGTTGAAGTTTATCCTCGGTGAGAGGTTCGTTATAAGGAAGCTCAGGGAGTTGTTCTTGGAAATAGTATAGTTTTAAAGTATGCTCAGGTTTGAGGATTGGGAACTCGCGGTAGTTATAATTCTCACGAGGTTTATGGAAGCAATAGCGATAATAATAAGCATATACCTCGCCTTTAACGGCTACAAGCTCAGGTATGTCCTTGCAACCGCAGGTGTATTCCTTTTGAGCGTGTTGATAAACTTAACGGGACTCATTTTCAGACCTTACTTTATTTACTTTTCCTTAGCGAGTATATTCCTGAGTGCGCTTATACTTACCGCTTTAATTCTTTACGTTAAAAAGAACCCGGAAAAGACTAAGAGTTTTTCCCTTCCGGAAAACGCCAGATGTCCGGTTTGTAATGTTCTAATCCTCAAAGAGGACGAGCTCTGTACCGCAAAAATTGGGAATTATACTTACTACTTTGATACGTGTCACCATCTGGTTCAGCTACTTAAGGAACCCGATTACTTCGTAGAAAGGGGAAACATTTTTAAAGGAGAACTAAAAGAAGTTTTCGTAAAAACTAAGGATACAAAAAAGTGGAAAAAATTCAGTGAAGTGAAACTCGTGGGAGAGGACGGAAGACTTGTCGCTTATGAAAACCCTCCGAAAGGAGCAAAGGTAATAAATCCGGAGGAAATTCTTAGAGAAAGTCCCTTAAGTTGAACGGGCCGGTATTTTATCCTTTATAGCCTCGTATATCTTCAAAGTTGCGTCGGACTTGTTCAGAGTGTAGAAGTGAAGCCCCGGAACTCCGTGTTCTATGAGATCCAAACACTGATTTATGGCAAACTCAATCCCTATCTTTTTTACTTCTTCCGGTTTATCCTCCACTTTTTCAAGCTTTTCTATAAGACTCTGTGGAATCGTCGCTCCGCAAAGAG
The genomic region above belongs to Aquifex aeolicus VF5 and contains:
- the hemW gene encoding radical SAM family heme chaperone HemW — protein: MIKALYVHVPFCSYKCPYCDFLSLVNSPVSVRDYLSALKREINLYRELDVKLETLYFGGGTPTLLKPEELGEIIEEIDKVFGLSGVKEITVECNPETYRKKEFEELKKLGVNRISVGVQSFTEKGLRVLGRKHTVKDSLECLESLFEAGIENVNVDLIWGWPTQSLKDLEVELEHLKKFPVKHVSAYLLTLYEDTPMGLAFKRGEFKPLEEEEVVELHKMLSEGLRELGFKRYEISNWAKEGFECRHNLVYWKMEEFLGVGVSAWGFYENVRYGNTKNISKYVKFLKEDKKPVEFRVQLDETELEKERIMLGLRTTEGIEEKYLKFVPEYLRDFFEVKGGRLRIKEEHLLISNELITEVLRKYESSLNKV
- the lpxB gene encoding lipid-A-disaccharide synthase, which codes for MKKIFLSLADRSASNYVYEILKEGFEEYEIYGLTDEKLEKIGVKSVARYSEISTVGLIEALPKVFKFLKIYRKILKNLKNTDTLIACDAPALNLRLIKDARKLGVKRIIYFISPQVWAWKPKRAEIIANYCDHVIVILPFEKKIYRKFPNLKVHYVGHPLVDLVKPQKTKEEFMKAFKKEPLPLLLGSREGEIRRHVKLLKGIIEELKKSFDVISPTFREFSKFIERELKVKTLTYEGASYDCFFYSKASLIASGTASLEAGIAGNPHVVYYKVNPITYFLGKRLVKVPYISLVNILLKEEVVPEFIQKSSDEILKGFEKVYKNEEEIKEKLGTLKFILGERFVIRKLRELFLEIV